One stretch of Ornithinimicrobium ciconiae DNA includes these proteins:
- a CDS encoding purine-cytosine permease family protein, translating to MTDTHTAVPAAKGTLVELNGIDIIDESERMAKPSDLFWPWFAANVSVFGMSYAAFVYGFGVSLWQGVLVTVVGVTISFLLCGIIAIAGKRGSAPTMVLSRSAFGVNGQKVPGIFSWLISMGWETFLAIMATLATATVFNELGWSSGTATKIIACAVIAALIVLGSVAGYHTIIKMQSVLTWVTGLATLGYIAITFRDIDLSAAAALPAGSNQALVGALVMVMTGFGLGWINIAADWSRYQKRDASGGQIVFWNTLGGALAPVLLVCYGLALAGSNPALIDGIANDPVGTLATILPTWFLIPFWIAAVLALVSGAILGIYSSGLTLLSLGIDIPRPMAALVDGTILTIGTIYVVFFAESFLAPFQSFLITLGVPIAAWAGILIADIMLRRKDYDGAALFDGRGRYGNWNWVSVGLMAFASVVGWGLVVNNFAKDAAWNNWQGYLLEPLGLGTFVDDPAGGYWEGNWAYANLGVLLALVIGFVGYAVLQAAAVRRQEAEPLAPAGRGGVTQEPLA from the coding sequence ATGACTGACACGCACACCGCGGTGCCCGCGGCCAAGGGCACCCTCGTCGAACTCAACGGGATCGACATCATTGACGAGTCGGAGCGCATGGCCAAGCCCTCCGACCTGTTCTGGCCGTGGTTCGCCGCGAACGTCTCGGTCTTCGGCATGAGCTATGCCGCGTTCGTCTATGGCTTTGGCGTCAGCCTCTGGCAGGGAGTGCTGGTCACCGTCGTTGGCGTGACCATCTCCTTCCTGCTCTGCGGCATCATCGCGATCGCCGGCAAACGAGGCTCCGCGCCGACCATGGTGCTCTCCCGCTCGGCCTTCGGCGTCAACGGGCAGAAGGTGCCGGGCATCTTCTCCTGGCTGATCTCGATGGGCTGGGAGACCTTCCTGGCCATCATGGCGACGCTGGCGACCGCCACCGTGTTCAACGAGCTCGGCTGGAGCAGCGGCACGGCGACCAAGATCATCGCGTGTGCGGTGATCGCCGCGCTGATCGTGCTGGGGTCTGTCGCCGGCTACCACACGATCATCAAGATGCAGTCGGTGCTGACCTGGGTCACCGGCCTGGCCACCCTGGGATACATCGCGATCACCTTCCGCGACATCGACCTCTCCGCCGCGGCCGCCCTGCCGGCCGGCTCCAACCAGGCGCTGGTCGGTGCTCTGGTGATGGTGATGACCGGCTTCGGGCTGGGCTGGATCAACATCGCCGCTGACTGGTCCCGCTATCAGAAGCGGGACGCCTCCGGTGGTCAGATCGTCTTCTGGAACACCCTCGGTGGCGCCCTGGCCCCGGTCCTGCTGGTCTGCTACGGCCTGGCTCTGGCCGGCTCCAACCCGGCCCTGATCGACGGCATCGCCAACGACCCGGTCGGCACGCTCGCCACGATCCTGCCCACCTGGTTCCTCATCCCCTTCTGGATCGCCGCGGTGCTGGCGCTGGTCAGCGGCGCGATCCTGGGCATCTACTCCTCGGGCCTTACCCTGCTGAGCCTGGGCATCGACATCCCGCGCCCGATGGCTGCCCTGGTCGACGGCACGATCCTGACGATCGGCACGATCTATGTCGTCTTCTTCGCCGAGTCCTTCCTCGCCCCCTTCCAGAGTTTCCTGATCACGCTGGGCGTCCCGATCGCGGCCTGGGCCGGCATCCTGATCGCCGACATCATGCTGCGTCGCAAGGACTATGACGGGGCCGCGCTGTTCGACGGGCGCGGTCGCTATGGCAACTGGAACTGGGTGTCCGTGGGGCTGATGGCGTTCGCGTCGGTCGTCGGCTGGGGCCTGGTCGTCAACAACTTTGCCAAGGACGCGGCCTGGAACAACTGGCAGGGCTATCTGCTGGAGCCGCTGGGCCTGGGCACCTTCGTGGATGACCCGGCCGGTGGCTACTGGGAGGGCAACTGGGCCTACGCCAACCTCGGGGTGCTGCTCGCCCTGGTCATCGGCTTCGTGGGTTATGCCGTGCTGCAGGCCGCCGCGGTCCGTCGCCAGGAGGCCGAGCCGCTCGCGCCGGCGGGCCGTGGCGGGGTCACCCAGGAGCCGCTGGCATGA
- a CDS encoding cysteine hydrolase family protein → MSPDQAAGSDLPTHTGETKSGPADVAESAGTDPWLVVIDAQAVFADSGSQWCAPRFEEIVEPVHRLAQAFGDRVILTRWVPPAEKAGSWVPYFEQFTFADQAPDHPLFDLVPAAVDLGARHTVSEPTFGKWSEQLRAITGPTPHLVLTGVATDCCVLSTALPAIDAGAQVSVVSDACAGSDDTNHQRALDAMALYAPQLFVVTADEILAEASTTS, encoded by the coding sequence ATGAGCCCGGACCAGGCCGCCGGCTCCGATCTCCCGACGCACACGGGAGAGACGAAGTCCGGTCCCGCGGACGTCGCGGAGTCCGCCGGCACGGACCCGTGGCTGGTCGTGATCGATGCGCAGGCTGTCTTCGCCGATTCGGGATCGCAGTGGTGCGCTCCCCGTTTTGAGGAGATCGTGGAGCCGGTGCACCGCCTCGCACAGGCTTTCGGGGACCGGGTGATCCTCACCCGCTGGGTGCCCCCGGCCGAGAAGGCCGGCTCCTGGGTGCCCTACTTTGAGCAGTTCACCTTTGCCGACCAGGCTCCCGATCACCCGCTCTTCGACCTGGTGCCGGCGGCGGTGGACCTGGGCGCTCGGCATACCGTCTCCGAGCCCACCTTTGGCAAGTGGAGTGAGCAGCTGCGGGCCATCACGGGGCCCACTCCGCACCTGGTCCTGACCGGGGTGGCGACCGACTGCTGCGTCCTCTCGACGGCGCTGCCGGCGATCGACGCCGGTGCCCAGGTGAGCGTGGTTTCCGACGCCTGTGCCGGCTCTGACGACACCAACCACCAGCGGGCGCTGGACGCGATGGCGCTCTATGCCCCGCAGTTGTTCGTGGTGACGGCGGACGAGATCCTGGCCGAGGCGTCCACCACCTCCTGA
- the murA gene encoding UDP-N-acetylglucosamine 1-carboxyvinyltransferase — protein MAATAWSVTPSGPLRGDVHVRGSKNAATKHMVAAILGDGPSRISNIPQVGDVAITTDILRSLGVGVDYDQEQGVITVEPHDAVTADVPLSFSGLNRIPILLLGPLLHLTGEAFVPLVGGDPIGRRPVDFHIEALTAFGAEIEHRQDGIVARATRLRGTRLELPYPSVGATETVLLTAALAEGRTVLRNAATEPEVIELALFLQRMGARIVLSPGRKWTIDGVDRLRGAEVRLEGDRNEAFSYLVAGLVTSGDVRVHGCRQDRLVTALTTLRGMGAQFDITDDYIRATAPDGLRPAAVQTDTHPGFMTDWQTPLVVLFTQANGMSVLHETVYEDRLVYVPALQQMGAEIELFSTCLGGESCRFHDTNAVHSAVVKGVSSLHGAEVEVPDVRAGFSSVIAAAIADGPSRIGGIRHLVRGYHRPAEQFAALGLSITPAD, from the coding sequence ATGGCAGCCACAGCATGGTCAGTAACCCCCTCCGGACCGCTGCGCGGTGACGTGCACGTGCGCGGCTCGAAGAACGCCGCCACGAAGCACATGGTGGCGGCCATCCTGGGCGACGGCCCGAGCCGCATCAGCAATATCCCGCAGGTCGGGGACGTGGCGATCACCACGGACATCCTGCGGTCCCTGGGGGTGGGTGTGGACTACGACCAGGAGCAGGGCGTCATCACCGTCGAGCCCCACGATGCGGTGACGGCTGACGTCCCCCTGTCCTTCAGCGGGCTCAACCGCATCCCGATCCTGCTGCTCGGCCCGCTGCTGCACCTCACCGGTGAGGCCTTCGTCCCCCTGGTCGGCGGCGACCCCATCGGGCGCCGCCCGGTCGACTTCCACATCGAGGCCCTCACGGCCTTCGGTGCCGAGATCGAGCACCGCCAGGACGGCATCGTCGCCCGAGCCACCCGGTTGCGCGGCACCCGCCTCGAGCTGCCCTATCCGAGCGTGGGAGCGACCGAGACGGTGCTGCTCACCGCGGCCCTCGCCGAGGGACGCACCGTGCTGCGCAACGCGGCCACCGAGCCCGAGGTCATCGAGCTGGCGCTGTTCCTGCAGCGGATGGGGGCCCGGATCGTCCTCTCCCCCGGCCGCAAGTGGACCATCGACGGCGTGGATCGTCTCCGGGGCGCCGAGGTCCGCCTCGAGGGCGATCGCAACGAGGCGTTCAGCTATCTGGTGGCCGGCCTGGTCACCAGCGGTGACGTCCGCGTCCACGGGTGCCGGCAGGATCGGCTGGTCACCGCCCTGACCACCCTGCGGGGCATGGGCGCCCAGTTCGACATCACCGACGACTACATCCGGGCCACGGCACCGGACGGGCTGCGACCGGCCGCCGTGCAGACCGACACCCATCCCGGATTCATGACCGACTGGCAGACACCGCTCGTCGTGCTGTTCACGCAGGCGAACGGCATGTCGGTGCTGCACGAGACGGTCTATGAGGACCGCCTCGTCTATGTGCCGGCACTGCAGCAGATGGGCGCCGAGATCGAGCTCTTCTCCACCTGTCTGGGCGGGGAGTCCTGCCGCTTCCACGACACCAACGCGGTCCACTCGGCAGTCGTCAAGGGCGTGTCCTCGCTGCACGGCGCCGAGGTCGAGGTCCCGGACGTCCGGGCCGGCTTCTCCTCGGTGATCGCGGCCGCCATCGCCGACGGGCCGTCCCGCATCGGCGGGATCCGGCACCTGGTGCGCGGCTACCACCGACCGGCCGAGCAGTTTGCCGCGCTCGGCCTGTCGATCACGCCAGCAGACTGA